A section of the Drosophila sechellia strain sech25 chromosome 3L, ASM438219v1, whole genome shotgun sequence genome encodes:
- the LOC6610881 gene encoding RYamide receptor, whose product MAMDLIEQESRLEFLPGAEEEAEFERLYAAPAEIVALLSIFYGGISIVAVIGNTLVIWVVATTRQMRTVTNMYIANLAFADVIIGLFCIPFQFQAALLQSWNLPWFMCSFCPFVQALSVNVSVFTLTAIAIDRHRAIINPLRARPTKFVSKFIIGGIWMLALLFAVPFAIAFRVEELTERFRENNETYNVTRPFCMNKNLSDDQLQSFRYTLVFVQYLVPFCVISFVYIQMAVRLWGTRAPGNAQDSRDITLLKNKKKVIKMLIIVVIIFGLCWLPLQLYNILYVTIPEINDYHFISIVWFCCDWLAMSNSCYNPFIYGIYNEKFKREFNKRFAACFCKFKTSMDAHERTFSMHTRASSIRSTYANSSMRIRSNLFGPARGGVNNGKPGLHMPRVHGSGANSGIYNGSSGQNNNVNGHPHQHQSVVTFAATPGVSAPGVGVAMPPWRRNNFKPLHPNVIECEDDMALMELPSTTPPSEELASGAGVQLALLSRESSSCICEQEFGSQTECDGTCILSEVSRVHLPGSQAKEKDAGKSLWQPL is encoded by the exons ATGGCAATGGATTTAATCGAGCAGGAATCCCGCCTGGAATTCTTGCCCGGAGCCGAGGAGGAAGCGGAATTTG AGCGTCTGTACGCGGCTCCCGCTGAGATTGTGGCTCTGTTGTCCATTTTCTATGGGGGAATCAGTATCGTGGCCGTCATAGGCAACACTTTGGTCATCTGGGTGGTGGCCACGACCAGGCAAATGCGGACCGTGACAAATATGTATATCGCTAATTTGGCTTTTGCCGATGTGATTATTGGCCTCTTCTGCATACCATTTCAG TTCCAGGCTGCCCTGCTGCAGAGTTGGAACCTGCCGTGGTTCATGTGCAGCTTCTGCCCCTTCGTCCAGGCCCTGAGTGTGAATGTCTCGGTATTCACGCTGACCGCCATTGCGATCGATCGGCATAGGGCCATCATTAATCCACTTAG GGCACGTCCCACCAAGTTCGTATCGAAGTTCATAATTGGTGGAATTTGGATGCTGGCCCTCCTGTTTGCGGTGCCCTTTGCCATTGCCTTTCGGGTGGAGGAGTTGACCGAAAGGTTTCGTG AGAACAATGAGACGTACAATGTGACGCGCCCATTCTGCATGAACAAGAACCTATCGGATGATCAATTGCAATCCTTTCGCTACACCCTGGTTTTCGTGCAGTATCTGGTTCCATTCTGTGTCATCAGCTTTGTCTACATCCAGATGGCGGTACGATTGTGGGGCACACGTGCCCCTGGAAACGCACAGGATTCACGGGACATAACGCTGTTGAAAAACAAGAAGAAG GTCATCAAAATGCTGATTATCGTGGTCATTATCTTTGGACTCTGCTGGCTGCCACTGCAGCTCTATAATATTCTGTATGTCACGATACCGGAAATCAACGACTACCACTTCATTAGCATCGTCTGGTTTTGCTGCGATTGGCTGGCCATGAGCAATAGCTGCTACAATCCCTTTATTTATGGCATCTACAAC GAAAAATTTAAGCGGGAATTCAACAAGCGGTTTGCGGCCTGTTTCTGCAAGTTCAAGACGAGCATGGACGCCCACGAAAGGACCTTTTCGATGCACACCCGCGCCAGCTCCATAAGGTCGACCTACGCCAACTCCTCGATGCGAATCCGGAGTAATCTCTTTGGCCCGGCGCGCGGTGGTGTCAACAATGGGAAGCCGGGCTTGCATATGCCGCGGGTGCATGGGTCCGGTGCTAACAGCGGCATTTACAACGGAAGTAGTGGGCAGAACAACAATGTCAATGGCCACCCTCATCAGCATCAAAGCGTGGTTACCTTTGCTGCCACTCCGGGTGTTTCGGCACCAGGTGTTGGCGTTGCAATGCCGCCGTGGCGCCGGAACAACTTCAAACCTCTGCATCCGAACGTAATCGAATGCGAGGACGACATGGCACTCATGGAGCTGCCATCGACCACGCCGCCCAGCGAGGAGTTGGCATCCGGCGCCGGAGTCCAGTTGGCCCTGCTCAGCAGGGAGAGCTCCAGCTGCATTTGCGAGCAGGAATTTGGCAGCCAAACCGAATGCGATGGCACCTGCATACTCAGCGAGGTGTCGCGAGTCCACCTGCCCGGCTCACAGGCGAAAGAGAAGGATGCGGGCAAGTCCTTGTGGCAACCACTTTAA